The Alteromonas mediterranea DE genome contains the following window.
AGTTTATTAAGCGCTAACGCAACATTACCACTATCAGGTATTTAAGCGCCTTTATCATTCGTTACCGTTTCGTCCGTCTTTTACGCTAGCTTTAAGACTGTTAAATGGTAATTATTCAGCGCTGGTACGGCTGTTAGGGAGTACGCTATGAATGAGAAACAAGCCGTTCGATGGCTTTTTGCGTTGAGGAACTAAGGAGGTAGTGCGTTTAACAGCGTTAAGTGCCAGCGATTTATTGAGGCGCTGTTTCTTATTGCTTGGGTTAGAGGCTATTTCTTTTACACTGGTTAACGAAAGTGGTGCTTCTTGAGCCAGAGCAGGAGTAAAAACAATGGCGAATAGGCTTAGCGCGAGCGATAAGAAAATGTTTTTACTTGGCTTTATCATCACACTTTTCTCTTTTGCAGTGACGGGTCGATTGCAGAGGCGGTTGCACTCGCCTCTTTAATCGGTTTTGTTTGTTCACCTTTATTACAACTAAAGTAGAGAGAAATCTAAAGGTTACGGGTTATACCAAGGTATTGGTTTCCATACTTATTGCTAAGCTTATGGGCAACGTTTTTATCACCACGCCGTAACACCGCCATCTACGGCGATGGTTTGTCCATTCATGTAACTGTTGCCAGGTGACAGCATGAGCATCATGGTATTGACGATTTCTTGAGGCTCGCCTAAACGCTTCATTGGGCTACCCATACCCAGCTGTTCGCGGGCTTCAGGCGTGTTATAGCCGTCCACATTGAGTATATTGGTAGGGCTGTAGAACGGGCAAATTGCGTTAACCCTTACATTTTTACGCCCATATTCAACGGCAGCAGTTCGGGTAATACCTGAAACCGCATGCTTCGCCGCCGCGTAAGCGCCGCCTTTAGGCGCGCCGCCCAAACCGGCAAGAGAACTTACATTTAATATGTGTCCTTGTTTTTGCGCTAGCATGACGGGAATCTGATATTTCATGCCGAACATAACACCTTTTACATTTACGGCAAACTGAGCGTCTATGATTTCTTCTGTCATCTGGTGAACAGGAGCGGGCTGATGAGCAATACCCGCATTGTTGACTGCAATGTCTAATCGGCCGAATGTCTCCATCGCCTTGTTAACGAGCTCTTTATTGAGTGATTCGCTCGCGATGTTACCAGCTAGCACTGCAACATCGGTTAATGTACTTACATCGCGCTGAATTTCTTCAAGGGCTGTTTCATTGATATCAGAAAGAACCAGTTTCGCGCCCCGGTTAGCAAGACCTAACGATAGCAAGCGGCCAAAGCCACTGCCTGCGCCGGTGATTAGTACTACTTGCCCCGTAAAGTCGAGTAGTGCATCCATGGTAAACTCCTATTAATTTGTTGACTGATGTGTTTGTTGAATAAACCGTATAAGTAATTCGGCTAACTTTTCACCCTGGTCTTCTTGAATGAAGTGTCCGCCGTTTTTAACCGTGGTGTGCGCCATGCCATCGCAGCCTTGGACTAGTTTCTGGAATATCTTTTCGCCGCCTTTGGTTATTGGATCGCTGTCGCCATACGCAGTAATAAAAGGTTTGTTAAACTGTTTCAGTTTTTCCCACGCCAGCCTGTTGGCCTGTGCCTCTGGATTATCCGGACTTGTGGGCACTAATAAAGGGAACATGCGCGCACCTGCTTTGTAACTTTCGTCTGGAAAGGGCGCATCATAGGCGGCTAGGGTAGTATGGTGTAAATCCGATACCGTAGCGTTTTGGATAATGGCCGAAGTGGGAAAAACCGGTGTATCTTGAGAAAAACGGCGCCATTTTATAAACGCGTCGCTTGCCGGATGATCTCCAGTAGGTAACCCTGTATTAGATACCATTACACCAGTAAAGCGCTCCGGCATATCTGCGACAAGTCGTAACCCCAAAAGCCCACCCCAATCTTGGCAAAACAATGTAGTCGGTCCTTTAACAACCTGAGTAAACCATTCTTTAAGCCAGATAACGTGCCTTGCGTAGGTATAGTCCTCTTTGCGCATTGGCTTATCAGAACGGCCAAAGCCTATTAAATCGGGAACCACTACGTTAAACCCCGCCTTTGCTAATATAGGCATCATCTTTCTGTACAAATAGGCCCATGTGGGTTCGCCGTGCATTAATAGAATGGTATGGCCGTCAGCCGGGCCACACTGATAGTACGCCATCGTAATTTCACTGCTTATCGTATCGGTAACTGCGACATACCGAGGCACGTAAGGAAAGTCGGGTATTTTATCAAAAGCACTTTCCGGTGTTTTGAGGACTTGCATCGTTCACCATCCTTATGTAAATAAAATGTAATAACCTGTACTGCGTGTTTAACAAAAACACTCCTTCTTCAAGCTGTCAATTAATCCTTAAGCGAGTCGTAGCTAGCGCTAAACACAAAAATGAACCCGCTAACGGGTTGGGGCGTGTTATTAAATATTATGATGAATGTCTATAACACCAATAAACTTGGATGATTGGCAACACTGCAATAACATCCGGTTAACGTGATAAACAGGACATGGTTATGACTGAGATGGAAAATAAAGCTGTCGAATACGCAGTGCAGCAGGGTGTTGCCACCCTTACAATGCAAAGCGCACCGGTAAATGCGCTATCACGCGCAATAAGAATTGGCTTAATTGAAGGTATAGAAAGCGCGCTTAACGATGCAAGCGTGAAAGCAATCGTTGTTACTTCTTCACTACCCATTTTTTCTGGTGGTGCAGACATCAGTGAGTTTTCCGGTGGCGATTTGTCGCCCATGTTGCCTGAAGTTTTAGACAAGATAGAAAACGCGACAAAACCCGTGGTTGCCGTACTTCCCGGGCCAG
Protein-coding sequences here:
- a CDS encoding SDR family NAD(P)-dependent oxidoreductase, with product MDALLDFTGQVVLITGAGSGFGRLLSLGLANRGAKLVLSDINETALEEIQRDVSTLTDVAVLAGNIASESLNKELVNKAMETFGRLDIAVNNAGIAHQPAPVHQMTEEIIDAQFAVNVKGVMFGMKYQIPVMLAQKQGHILNVSSLAGLGGAPKGGAYAAAKHAVSGITRTAAVEYGRKNVRVNAICPFYSPTNILNVDGYNTPEAREQLGMGSPMKRLGEPQEIVNTMMLMLSPGNSYMNGQTIAVDGGVTAW
- a CDS encoding haloalkane dehalogenase, producing the protein MQVLKTPESAFDKIPDFPYVPRYVAVTDTISSEITMAYYQCGPADGHTILLMHGEPTWAYLYRKMMPILAKAGFNVVVPDLIGFGRSDKPMRKEDYTYARHVIWLKEWFTQVVKGPTTLFCQDWGGLLGLRLVADMPERFTGVMVSNTGLPTGDHPASDAFIKWRRFSQDTPVFPTSAIIQNATVSDLHHTTLAAYDAPFPDESYKAGARMFPLLVPTSPDNPEAQANRLAWEKLKQFNKPFITAYGDSDPITKGGEKIFQKLVQGCDGMAHTTVKNGGHFIQEDQGEKLAELLIRFIQQTHQSTN